gtcttcttggcctttttgcctctgcgacgactttttgtgtcctgcttcgcctcatcatcatcatcatcattagcgtgaagctcctgtctgatgcccattgatttcaagtctgcccttgctttcggcccatctttggtcctctctggcatgttgagcagggtaccaagcagactctcacgttcttcgtgatatgcatgacatcaaggctgtgaggcacacggtggatcttccagtacagcaagtcccagaaaacagaccttattttccataccttcagcagtggctctggcgcctttcgcttctttcccggctctagcgccttttgcttctttcccggcagtgggcagtctttccaatttttcaacagctcatctatttcctcgccgctcctcgtacacgggcgttttcggggttcggtttcaccatcgaacagatccttgcgtttcctccacgggtcatcgtcgcgaagccaccttcgatgtcccatgaacacggttttcgaagacccgggatctctatctagctggcgatacattgtgtcatccatgcaccttacgcatccagaaaatccgtggactacctaccccgcgagatatccgtaaccgggatagtcgtgcaccatcgtgagcagtgtggctctcatggggaaatattctttctctgcggcgtcccacgtattggctggcgttttccacggcgtgtctagctcctccttcagcagccccagatacagattcatgtcgttccctggttgtttcggcccttcaattagcatactcatgtgaatgtacttcctcttcatgcacaaccagggggaaggttgtacatccacacaaacacaggccaggtgttatgtgtgcttctctggctgccaaacggattgactccatcggtgctcgcccccagcacgatgttccttggatccttcccaaattctgggtattcgaagttcaatgcttgccactggctcgcatccttagggtgactcagcatcttgtctttttttatttatctccggatcatttacgtcatcttcccgcttcttcttctccctatccgcgtgccaacgcaggagctttgctaccttagggtccgcgaaataccgctgcagacgaggagtgatcgaaaagtaccacaccgatattcgaggagctttcttcctcttcttgtatcgagtgacgccgcacaccggacatatggtagactccgcatgctcgtcccgataaatgatgcaattgttcatgcacacatggtatttcacgtgcggtaaatccagaggacacacgattttgtttgcctcctcgaaactggtcgggcacttgttccccttgggaagacgttcgtgccagaatgacatgttctcgtcgaagcatgcgtcggtcattttgtgttttaccttcatctccagagccatgagcgttactttcaggcgggtatcctcgggcctgcatccttcatacaatggagtaaccgcgtctatctccagttgatccagcttggctttctctcgggcggcagctcttgcgttatccgtcttcttgagaagaaactcttgaatatgagggtcctgcacccagcctccatcgccgtctgcttcggcatcttcatcttcatgatcatgcccttcgtcttgatcttcctcatcatcatgtacgacatcttctacatgatgactgtgtacagcatcaccatcgtgatcatgtcctggagattcttcatcttcttgccctccctcgccgcggtggttgtcttgttgcccttcctcatttcttgcccggcccccatggacgacttcatagtcatcttcatcaccttgccaccgatagccatccatgaaaccacgcaagagcaggtggtcccgcacctgcccggaatccgggtccgcaataaggctcttcagcttgcatgtttgacacggacatcttatctccgtctcattcttttgaagcatctcggccttcgcggagctcaaaaacctattcacgatgccttcggtcatcgtgcggaccatggtcgcctgcgaggtagagcaaaacgatattttagaacaaagaaaaaatttggcatgaccttccctaaaaataggaccaaaaagaatgcatagtgccaaaattctcgccgaaacagaaatgaatcaacattccggcaaaatattggcaactatcggctttcaaataccggtacctgcaaacacaaacatatatgcaacaccacaaacatatgcaacatcacaaacatacatagatctagctaggccacaaaaagtgcatgtgcacgttgttggagcgagttaGGGAGAAAAAAagaagatctacaacatgaagatagctttccccttacttacctatcaaaacaaaggtaatttcaccacttaattttgatgaatctatggtgcaaatgaggtgaggaggaggaggcagccgaaagtttggagaaggaggtggagggaatgaagtggggaaagtgagtgggtaggtgtggctgtccaaaatatcttgttggggtcccaggttactaatggcgcaccaccagcaaatgcgccattagtatgcctgcttactaatggcgcacctgcaggtggtgcgccattagtagttttgcaaaaaagtaaaaaaaaatactaatggcgcactctctgtctggtgcgccattactagttagaactagtaatgacgcacctcgcttggatgcgccattagtatgtatggaaaaatggggaaacaaattattactagtggcgcaccgtttttctggtgcgccattagtgtcttccacactaatggcgcatctccagacggtgcgccattagtatatagtagtggcgcaccacctgacaggtgcgccattagtgcccatcccatctatagcccttttagtAGTGATATCACCGAATGAGAGTTTCCGGACGAAGGTCCTGAAGCACGAGGAACACGGAAAATGTGCAACACCAAGCACCGACGAAGGATAGGTTTTGCCGGAGCATAGGGCTCCCGCTAGACAATGTACTACCGCCACCGTAGAGGGGACCCTGATCCTCTCTTGCCCACATGAGGTAACCAAGCCGAGTTGCCGAAGATTACAAGCACACCATCACTCGCCGTCTACAAATCCACCACTACTCCCCCACCGCCCTAGCATTCCTgggtgatgccttcaagaaggagcaCAACACCGGAGTGTCATCGTCAGGCGAAGCAGGGGACCAAGGTTTTCACCAGTGCTAGGGGAGGAGGGGGGTAGAGGGAGAGGATCTCACCGAGCCACGCTGTTGGTAGCTAGGTAGCAGAAGGAGGTGTCCTGTCGGAAAGAAAGCTAGAGGAGGGTTAATGCTAAAATATTCTTGTTACAAGGTGAGAGAAGATTGGGAGCGAGGATAAGAGAAGAAGAAATTGCTACACCTACAGATAGGACCTACGAAATTCAATTCTACAAGGTAACATGGTGTTTTGCGAATGGAAATCAGAGGGAAGGACAGCGATTAGCACGGTAGTATAGTTTAGCATTTTGAGTGAAGTTTAATTTAAACCTTGAATTTATATGTGCAGTCGAAGTTAAACCCTAAACTCTCGGTCCCTGAAATTCTGTATCCTGAGCTCTcaattcttttttttttgaaacggaggcaaaagctttgcctcatccattaaataagagagaatagagttTGTTACAAGTCACTCAATACACGGCATGACATCACTCTCGCGAAATAATAGACCCTAATTTTTTGGCACCGGCGATGACCCAAAGGTTGGTCTCGGTCTGTATGGAGGCAAGCAAAATAGTTGGAGGAGCGCTCTTGTGCTTGAAGACCCTTGCGTTTCGCTCGTTCCAGACAGTCCACGAAACAAGCATGGTGAGGGACACCTTAGCTTGGCGGTTTGGAGTGGCGTTGTCGCAGGTACTTGCCCACCAAGCCTCAACTGAGTCGAACAGGGGCCAAACGTTGGTGTGAAGACCAAGAATATGGTATTTGTCAATGATCAAAGACCAAAGCCTTCGTGTGTAGCGGCATTTGTAGAAGAGGTGAGGCTCACATTCCTGCACTCTCATGCAGAGTGGGCAGAGACCACAGTTGGGCCACCCACGCTTTGCCAAACGATCGGCAGTCCAAATTATGTCTTGTAGCGCCAACCAAGCGAAGAACTTGACTTTTGGGGGGGCCCAAGCcttccaaaccattttgtccaagggTGTAAGAACCATCCCTAAGAATTGAGCCTTGTATGCGGATGCCGCCGAGTAGATTCCACTAGCCGTATGCTTCTAGACAATGTCATCCTCGGTGAGATCATCAAGCTGGACCTCATGCAAAAGCGCCCAAAGAGTGAAGAACTGTGTGATGAGCTCCGCGGAGATGATGGTGGGCGGTTTGATCTTGAGGATCCATGCATTGAGTGAGAGGGCCTCCCGAACCTTCCAATTCTTTCTCTTTGACGCTTTGTAAATGAGCGGGGCAATGTCTTTTGGCTTGCGCCCAAGAAGCCACGGTGAGGCCCAAAAAGGGGTCTTCGCACCATTGCCAATGGTGATAGTAGTGGAAGCGTAGAAAAAGCTTAGGTCCTCCTCGTCGCACGGGTTTCCCATCCCCACCCACATCTTGGTGGGCTCCTTCCATTCATACCACGGCCATCGCAACCGGAGGGCACGTGTAAACTTGTTGGTGTTGAGAACCCCAAGTCCCCCATATTGAAGTGGCCGGCAAACAATATCCCAATTGACCTTGCACTTTGCTCCCGTTGTCATGTCCGAACCAGACCAAAGGAAAGCTCTCTCAAGTTTGTTGACTTTGAGCAAGATGGTTGGCGGAATAACTAGCGGTGTGGCGGGGTAgaccacttgggaggtgatcacggacttgacaagAGTCGTTCGTCCGATGGTGGTGATGTTTTTGCCCTCATAAGTTGTTAGCTTGTTAGCGGCCTTGTCCACTAGAAATAGAAGATCCACCAACTTTAGTTGCCAAACTGAGAGAGGGAGCCCCAAGTATCGTAGAGGGAAGGAAGCCCTAGCAGCCGGCAACCTCTGAGTCAAACGTCCCAAATCGAGGTGGTTGCATCGGATGGGCACAAAAGAGCTCTTGTTGAAGTTAGAACAGAGACCCGTGACCTCACCGAAGCCCCTCAAAATGTTTGCAAGGTTGTCGACGTCCCTTTTGATCGGAGCCAAGAAGACGGCCGCATCGTCTGCATAGAGGGAGGTCCTCATCATGGCTCCCCTACCCCTGATTTTGTGGAGGAGCCCCTTTCTCGTAGCCACCTCGAGAATTCTTTGGAGTGGGTCAATGGCGATGACGAAAAGCAGCGGGGATACGGGGTCCCCTTGCCGAAGGCCCTGTCCATGCTTAATTGGGCCGCTGGCAATACCATTGAGGATGATCCTCGAGGAGGAGGAGCTAAGAAGGGCTGCGATCCAGTCCCTAAACTTGCTAGGGAATCCTCGCCGTTGGAGAAGGTCGAGCAAGTACTCCCACTTCACGGTGTCGAAGGCCTTGCGGATGTCAAGCTTGAAGAGAAGTGAAGGGGTCTTGCTCTTGTGCAGGCGCCGAGCGAGGTTACGGACATACAAAAAGTTGTCGTGGATGCTTCTTGTTTTGATGAAGGCGCTTTGGGCATTGGAAACGAGCTTTGACATGTGGGGGCCAAGCCTTAAGGAGAGCACCTTCGCAATAATCTTCGCGATCGCGTGGAGTAGGCTAATGGGCCTATAATCGGCAATTCCCTCCGCCCCATCTTTCTTTGGCAAAAGCACCACGTTGGCGGAATTGAGCCACTGGAGGTTTGACGTGTGAAGGGAGTCAAAATGGTTTATGACCCGCATGAGGTCGGCCTTGACAATGTTCCAACACCTCTTGAAAAAAAGGCTTGTGAAGCCATCCGGACCCGGGGCCTTGTCACAAGGCAAATCGTTGATCGCTTCAAGGACCTCACCCTCGGTCATAGCGGAGTCAAGGTCATGGAGGTCGACGGGTTCCAAATTTAGCTCATCCCAGTTGAAATCTTTGTGGCTTAAGGGGCCCTTCGTCATGACATTGGAAAAATGATCATGAATTACTTTCTCCTTAGCCACATGCTCGGTGACCCATCCTTGCTCATTCTTGATTCTATGGATGTGGTTTTTCCTCCTTCTAGCATTGACTCGGCGGTGGAAGAATTTAGTATTTGCGTCCCCCTCCCTAAGGTTGGAGATTCTGGCACATTGCTTCTTACGAGACCTATCAAGCACAGACAAGGCAATGACCCGCCTCTTGAGCCTAGCCCGTAGCTCACGCTCATCATCGGACAGGACCCTACCCTCTTGGGCAATGTCAAGGCGGAGAATCACCAAAAGGGCGGCTTGGAGGTGGATTTTTGCCTTAAAGAAAAGGCCCCTACTCCACTCGGAAAGGCGAAGTGCCGTCTTTTTGAGCTTGTGGTAGAGAATTTGGCATTGCTCAGTGTGGTCGACTCTTTCGCTCCATGCCTTTTGAACCACCTCGTTGAAACCTGGCATGGAAACCCAGAAGTTTTCGAATTTGAAAACCCGAGGCCTTCGCGGTCCCTTATCATCGGCAAGCAAGAGCGGGCAGTGGTCGGAGAGTGAGGAGGAGAGAGCATTCAAAATATGGGAGTTGAATGTAGTGTCCCACTCTGCGTTGCAGAAGAAGGAGTCCAGCTTGCATAGGGTTGGGTTTGCCCTCTCGTTGCTCCAAGTGAATCTGCGATTTTGAAGGTGGATTTCCTTGAGCTCACAGCTCAGGAGGGCTGCCCTGAAGCGATTGATCCTGCTACAATTGACATTTCTCTTGTTCTTGTCTCTCGCCCGGTAAATTTGGTTGAAATCACCGAAAGCAAGCCAAGCCATTCCTGGCGGCGGCTTTTGACTCAGAAGCTCAGCAAAGAAAGCGTCTTTGCAGGAGTTGTCCGTAGGACCATAGACGGAGGTGATTTTGAAGAGCACATCGGTTCCATGCACGCTAACCATTGCGGAAAGGCAATACGTATTGAGGGATACGTCTGACACATCAACAAGAAGATCATCCCAGAGCAGCAAAATGCCTCCCCTAGTGCCAATTGCCGGTCTTTGCGCGAAACTGCGCAATCTCTGCCCACCTAAAAAGGCTGTCGTGAACTGGTCGACATTGTCGAGCTTTGTTTCTTGCAGGCAAACAACATGGCAAGTCGACGAGGCGATGGTGGCGCTGACCGTGGAGCGACGATTTGGGCAGTTCAGACCCCTGACGTTCCAGCTGAGAAAATTAATCGGCTGCTCTAACATTATAAACTGGAAGCACCCTGGAGCTTGACCATTTGAAATACGAAGTCATAGACGAACTAGTACAGATGATAGTGTCACTGGAACAAACAGGAAGCGCACCACATGCCATGCAAGGCATAACCACAGAACGTGGCCCTTCAAAGGAGCGATTGGGAGCATCCCAACGATTACAAGGCCAAAGGCCGACGACAAAGCTTGCTTGCAGTACAGGTAGCACCCTTACACGTGGACCGAACGCCTACAGAATCCGGAATTTTTGCTAACATAGGAAACTGATGACCCCAGGTTGAGCAGAAGCTGCGATGGCTCAGCTAGCCTCCTGCTGCGCCGCGGCGCTGGTGTCATTCTGCTCCAGGTCATGGGCACATCCCCCTCCGTGTGCTATGAGGGCCTCCTCGACATCCGTCGCGCTGCTGTCATCAAGCTTGAACAGCCCACGCATGGCCACGATCACATCCGGCGATAGCTGATCCTTGAAGCGATCTGCAAATGCATCCAACGCAGCAACAGTGACGTCTTCTCCGTCTTTGACGATACCCAAGCTGCGGCACACTAGGAGCTCGGCAGCCCTGGCCACAGGAGTCGGCTTGGGGCGAGCACCAGCCTTTGGCTTGCTGATGGAAAACCCACCGTCGGTCTTGGTAATGTTGATTCCAGCCATGGTCTTCCGACGGGCCACCGGCGCCCTCGGCAGACTTGGAGCAGGGGTTGGCAGGAGAGCCTCCTGGCGTTCTTCAAAGAGGGGCGCAAGGCACTGCAAGCCCACGGCCCCGCCCCCCGCAGCCTTCCTTTGCAGCCGCACCGGCGAGGGCGTGCACCGCACAGGGCCGCTGGAAACAAGCGGAGGCGTTGGGGAACACTCGAAGCCAGGTGGCTTGGCGGGAGAGAGCAGCGGCACCAGAAGGGAGTCCGGCGCACAGAGCTGGAGCAGCACATGGCTTGGCCGAGCTTGCGAGAGCGGAGAGGGGCGACCTTCACTTCTTTTGGACCGGGGCGATGGCGGAAGAACCGTTGTTGGCGACAGTGGAGGAGAGGCAGGTGGCGTGCGGGCATCCTGGGAACGGCACCGCGCTGAGCGAGGCGAGAGCTGGCGAGCCGGGCTGCGGCCACGTCTAGCAGACGGCAGGGGAGGGGCCTGCACAGGGTGCAGCTCAAGGACACGGGCAGCTTCCCCACTGGCAGAGCCGGAGCCCAGCAGACCCACCGGTGGCGCAGCAATAGCAGCAGGCTCCACGGCACGACGACGGCCTCCACCGTCACGGCGGTCATCACGCCCCTCATCGCGGCGGCGGTTGTCGCGGGACGCGTCCCTCGGATGACGTGAGAGGCTTCTCCTGATGCGGTCGCCCCAGCCCTCCCGGCACCGCGAGCCGTCGCGCCCGCGGCGGTCCCTATCGTCACGGCCACGGCCAGGGTCGTCGTCGTGGTCGCGCCTGCGGTACTCGACAGGGCGCGAGATGCGCTCCCGAGGGTCGCGCGTCTGCCTCTCGCCGTCGATGACACCCTTCTGGAAGGAGTACCCCGTGGAGACGATCTTGGGCCCTTGCGTGGGGTCCTCATGGATGGAGAGGTGAATAATCACCCTTCGCTCCAAGCCACGGCGACCGACAATTGGCTGGCCTCCGGCGCGCGCCGGCAGGGTCACCCAGTTTACGCGCGGCACATTCGCCGGCGATGCCGTCCATGCCCAGACTCCCAGGACCTCA
Above is a window of Triticum dicoccoides isolate Atlit2015 ecotype Zavitan chromosome 5B, WEW_v2.0, whole genome shotgun sequence DNA encoding:
- the LOC119310930 gene encoding uncharacterized protein LOC119310930, translated to MERRSLHAAGRGVYRDPRDAGHASGAALLGSNAVVAWLDCDIRASTQDIAASIIAEMGMLPDDVCVVKHFPEAFLVRFFDQHHCADAAGRRDLKFRDTRLQMRPWRLDAHSVNVDLIHHVRLCLDGLPLQAWDDYAVAQAIGPGCSIDYIETASKLKTDAEVLGVWAWTASPANVPRVNWVTLPARAGGQPIVGRRGLERRVIIHLSIHEDPTQGPKIVSTGYSFQKGVIDGERQTRDPRERISRPVEYRRRDHDDDPGRGRDDRDRRGRDGSRCREGWGDRIRRSLSRHPRDASRDNRRRDEGRDDRRDGGGRRRAVEPAAIAAPPVGLLGSGSASGEAARVLELHPVQAPPLPSARRGRSPARQLSPRSARCRSQDARTPPASPPLSPTTVLPPSPRSKRSEGRPSPLSQARPSHVLLQLCAPDSLLVPLLSPAKPPGFECSPTPPLVSSGPVRCTPSPVRLQRKAAGGGAVGLQCLAPLFEERQEALLPTPAPSLPRAPVARRKTMAGINITKTDGGFSISKPKAGARPKPTPVARAAELLVCRSLGIVKDGEDVTVAALDAFADRFKDQLSPDVIVAMRGLFKLDDSSATDVEEALIAHGGGCAHDLEQNDTSAAAQQEAS